The genomic segment ACTTGCTGCAACAAGAGAAATAACGATAGGAATCACGAGAGATTTATGCTTTTTCTTTGGTCGATCTGAAGAACATGAAGGCAAATGCAGATCAGGTATGCCGCCACAAAGTTCGCTATTTCCTTGGATTGAGATTGCAGAAGCATTTGCGAAGATGCCAACTGTTGGCAGTTCCCCGAAAAAGCTATTGAATGAAATATTTAGATACTGGAGAGTGCTAAAGGTACCAAAGAACATGGGTATTTGGCCTGACATGTTGTTGCTTGAGAGGTCAACAATTTGCAGACCTTTCAGTTGACCCAGGAGTGATGGGATACCACCACTGAACATGTTATTTTGTAGATAGAGATTCTGGAGAAGTTGGCATTCACCAAGGCTGCTAGGGATTTGACCAGACAATTTGTTCGACGCTGCACGGAATTCAACAAGATTTATCAAGTTTCCAATTTCTTGTTGTATTGATCCCTCCAAGTTATTGTTTGATACATCCAAAATTGTAGAGAGTGTGTGAATATTGAATATTTCAGTCGGAATGGGTCCTGTAAAATTATTATTTGAAAGACTTAGTCCCACCAACTTTGTCAGGTTTCCTAGTGTGCTCGGTATCCTACCACTGAAGCTATTCTCTACAAGTTCGAAAATATTCAATTCTGTAAGATTTCCAATGGTCAATGGTATCAACCCACTCATTTTGTTGAGTGCTACAGAGAAAGTATGCAAGTTTTTAAGCTTGCTAAAGGAAGATGGAAGAGACCCTGTGAAAGAATTGAACCGGAGGTCGAGAAATTGTAAATTTATGAGGTTACCTATATCTCTTGGTATGCTTCCCGAGATTGCATTGTACGAAAGGGAGATGTATCGtagagaagtggaaagattgGAAAGTGATTCAGGAAGTGCTCCACCAAGCTTGCAGCTACCCAATAGCAAAAATTCTAACTGGGAGGAATTCGCTAATGCAGTCAGGAATTCCCAGTCTTTTGGTTCTTTAGCTTCAATCAAATTTGCAGAGAGCTGCAGCGTATGAAGATTTCCTAAATTTCCAACCTCCAAAGGAACAGTGCCACTGAAAAAGTTGCTGCTGAGCGAAAGTTTCTGTATCTTGGAAGCATTAGATATCGAGGCAGGGATGTACCCATGAAACTGGTTAGTGCTCATTATTATGATCTCCAGATGGCGAAGAGCATTGAACGCACCTGGAGGTATTACTCCACTCAGCGTATTGTTGCCGACAGAGAACGATCTCAGAGAGGAAACGTTCCAAAATGAATCAGGGATCGACCCACTTAAGTTGTTGTCCTCCAAGTTGACCCAAGATAAACTGGGCAGCAAGCCCAAAGATGAAGGGATAGCTCCTGATAACATGTTTCCCTCAAGATCAAGATGCTGGAGGCTGGTGAGATTACCCACAGTAGGTGGCATCGCTCCTGATAATCTGTTCTCATACAGTGACAAGTACCTGAGTGACCGCAGGTCTGTCAGGTACTGAGGGATCTCTCCAGACAAATCATTTTGATGAAGGCGCAAGTCGATCATATCCTTCAAGGCACCTATCTCAGCTGGAATCTCACCTTCGAGTTCATTACTGCTTAGGTCCAGAACCTTGAGGCTGGTGCATCCTCCCATGGCACCCGGAATGCTTGCTTGGAGAAAATTTGTGCTCAAGTTCAGC from the Phragmites australis chromosome 19, lpPhrAust1.1, whole genome shotgun sequence genome contains:
- the LOC133900805 gene encoding receptor kinase-like protein Xa21 isoform X2 — encoded protein: MEGTAALFFCFSLLCLCSHARVPPGSSSSSNATAGDELALLSFKSMLSSGPSSLLASWSMSSHYCSWPGVVCGRQHPDRVVALRLGSFNLSGRISPFLGNLSFLQKLDLRNNQLVGQIPPELCRLGRLQGLNLSTNFLQASIPGAMGGCTSLKVLDLSSNELEGEIPAEIGALKDMIDLRLHQNDLSGEIPQYLTDLRSLRYLSLYENRLSGAMPPTVGNLTSLQHLDLEGNMLSGAIPSSLGLLPSLSWVNLEDNNLSGSIPDSFWNVSSLRSFSVGNNTLSGVIPPGAFNALRHLEIIIMSTNQFHGYIPASISNASKIQKLSLSSNFFSGTVPLEVGNLGNLHTLQLSANLIEAKEPKDWEFLTALANSSQLEFLLLGSCKLGGALPESLSNLSTSLRYISLSYNAISGSIPRDIENSFSGRIPSTLGNLTKLVGLSLSNNNFTGPIPTEIFNIHTLSTILDVSNNNLEGSIQQEIGNLINLVEFRAASNKLSGQIPSSLGECQLLQNLYLQNNMFSGGIPSLLGQLKGLQIVDLSSNNMSGQIPMFFGTFSTLQYLNISFNSFFGELPTVGIFANASAISIQGNSELCGGIPDLHLPSCSSDRPKKKHKSLVIPIVISLVAASFILALLYMLLTWHKRRKTTTPPTTIMQGHPLISYSQLVKATNCFSATNLLGSGSFGSVYKGELDDQAGESTNLVAVKVLKLQTPGAVKSFIAECEALRNLRHRNLVKIVTACLSIDNNGNDFKAIVYDFMPCGSLEGWLHPDTNGQTERKFLNLLQRVSILLDVAFALDYLHCHGPAPVIHCDLKSSNVLLDADMVAHVGDFGLAKILFEKSSVLQQSMSSMGVRGTIGYAAPEYGAGNMVSTHGDIYSYGILVLEMVTGKRPTDSRFTQELSLREHVELGLHGRLLDVVDIQLSLGLENEHQTVNDFSRKTQINCLISLLRLGVSCSQETPSSRMSTGDIIKELHDIKESLMLEIQNIMKQR
- the LOC133900805 gene encoding receptor kinase-like protein Xa21 isoform X1 encodes the protein MEGTAALFFCFSLLCLCSHARVPPGSSSSSNATAGDELALLSFKSMLSSGPSSLLASWSMSSHYCSWPGVVCGRQHPDRVVALRLGSFNLSGRISPFLGNLSFLQKLDLRNNQLVGQIPPELCRLGRLQGLNLSTNFLQASIPGAMGGCTSLKVLDLSSNELEGEIPAEIGALKDMIDLRLHQNDLSGEIPQYLTDLRSLRYLSLYENRLSGAMPPTVGNLTSLQHLDLEGNMLSGAIPSSLGLLPSLSWVNLEDNNLSGSIPDSFWNVSSLRSFSVGNNTLSGVIPPGAFNALRHLEIIIMSTNQFHGYIPASISNASKIQKLSLSSNFFSGTVPLEVGNLGNLHTLQLSANLIEAKEPKDWEFLTALANSSQLEFLLLGSCKLGGALPESLSNLSTSLRYISLSYNAISGSIPRDIGNLINLQFLDLRFNSFTGSLPSSFSKLKNLHTFSVALNKMSGLIPLTIGNLTELNIFELVENSFSGRIPSTLGNLTKLVGLSLSNNNFTGPIPTEIFNIHTLSTILDVSNNNLEGSIQQEIGNLINLVEFRAASNKLSGQIPSSLGECQLLQNLYLQNNMFSGGIPSLLGQLKGLQIVDLSSNNMSGQIPMFFGTFSTLQYLNISFNSFFGELPTVGIFANASAISIQGNSELCGGIPDLHLPSCSSDRPKKKHKSLVIPIVISLVAASFILALLYMLLTWHKRRKTTTPPTTIMQGHPLISYSQLVKATNCFSATNLLGSGSFGSVYKGELDDQAGESTNLVAVKVLKLQTPGAVKSFIAECEALRNLRHRNLVKIVTACLSIDNNGNDFKAIVYDFMPCGSLEGWLHPDTNGQTERKFLNLLQRVSILLDVAFALDYLHCHGPAPVIHCDLKSSNVLLDADMVAHVGDFGLAKILFEKSSVLQQSMSSMGVRGTIGYAAPEYGAGNMVSTHGDIYSYGILVLEMVTGKRPTDSRFTQELSLREHVELGLHGRLLDVVDIQLSLGLENEHQTVNDFSRKTQINCLISLLRLGVSCSQETPSSRMSTGDIIKELHDIKESLMLEIQNIMKQR